The sequence below is a genomic window from Acidimicrobiia bacterium.
TCTCTCCACGACGAGCAATCCAACGTTTGTTCGTGGAGCAGCCTGAAACGACCAACCGCCCAACGAGGAGAGATTCGTCGGGCGGCATGAGGGCCGGAGGAGGTGGCCCGTGGTCTTGTTTGCTTGTGTCAAATATCATCGGTCCGGTTAGGCAGGGCCTGAAGGATTTCTAAGATTTCGATGAGTATGCATTGGGCGGAATTTTCAAGTATTTCAGCCGAGTTGGCGACTGGCGTTCGAGCTCGGTTCGAAGCGAACCTGCACCATGTGATCGCAACGCTCGGACGCGGCGGTTCTCCCCGGGCGAGTGGCACCGAAGTACGCTGGTGGAACGAGGACATATGGCTCGGCTCGATGCCAGGATCCCGAAAAGGCACCGACCTCAAACGTGACCCGAGGTACTCGATCCACAGTCATCCCGACACAAGCGAACTTCTCGACGGAGACGCCAAGCTCGCCGGCACCGTGGAACTCGTCGACGACGCAACCACACGGCAGGCGTACTCAGCCTTCATCGAACACCCCGGAGGCGATCCGTATGACCTGTTCCGACTCACGGTCTCATCTGCGTCGCTCGTCAAGGTCTCCGACGACCAGACACACCTCGTGATCACGTCTT
It includes:
- a CDS encoding pyridoxamine 5'-phosphate oxidase family protein — encoded protein: MHWAEFSSISAELATGVRARFEANLHHVIATLGRGGSPRASGTEVRWWNEDIWLGSMPGSRKGTDLKRDPRYSIHSHPDTSELLDGDAKLAGTVELVDDATTRQAYSAFIEHPGGDPYDLFRLTVSSASLVKVSDDQTHLVITSWTETTGTMTIDRY